CGCCACACATGACCGCAATCCCATCGACAGAGCGTATTAGCTTTAACTATAACGGCGTACAAGAAATCACCGATGGAATTGAAGGTTTTGCAGAAATTTCTGCACAGCACTCCTCAACCTTCATTCAAGGTGCAGGTAGTCCAAGTTTTACAGAACTATTTATGGATGGTGATAACCCAAATCACCCATTGTTTAACGACCCAGACCATTTCTTACATGGTGTAGATATTTCCATGCGTCGTCGTACGGTTGATATCGGTAACCGTAAAAAAGATGTTGATTCCGAATACTATCGTGCTGTTCTCGGTGCGCGTGGTGAATGGAATGCGTGGTCGTGGGAAGTTGCGTATTCTGCTATTCGTTCAAGTGCAGTCGAAAAAGGCTTTGATGGCTTTCCGAACAAACTAAGAGCGCAACAAGCGATTGATGAGGGCCTTTGGAATCCATTTGAACCAAGCACCAATACAGAAGCCGGTCTGGCGTTTTTTGAAACCACGACTACACGCTATGGTGCATCAACCATGCAATCATTAGACGGTACTATTTCAGGTGAACTATTTGAATTGGGTGCAGGCTACGTTGCAGCAGCGTTTGGTTTCGAACATCGCTACGAAAAAATCGAAGATAATCCTGATAGCCAATACATCAGAGGCGAAATCTTTGGTACTGAAGCAACACAAGCTAATGGTGATAGAGACAATACTGCGCTATTCGCTGAGTTTAGTGTGCCAGTACTGGATAATTTAGAGCTACAACTAGCGCTTCGTTATGAAGACTACAGTGACTTTGGAACAACAACCGATCCGAAAGTGGCATTTCGCTGGACACCAATTGACAGTGTTGTAGTTCGAGGCTCTTGGGGAACTGCATTTAGAGCACCTTCTCTTGTGCAGTTACATCTAGGTAGAACTGACGAATCACCAAGTGTGATAGACCGCGAACGTTGTCGTCAAACAGGTGCCGATGATGATTGTAGTCCGTATGAATACACCGCGATTGTATCTGGTAACAAGAATCTTCAACCGGAAGAATCAGAAAACTACAACTTAGGTATTGTGTGGCAGGCAACCGATGACTTTAGCATCGGTGTGGATTACTGGAACTATGATCAAGAAGATCTTATTAAGAAGATAGGTGCACAGAAGTTAGTTGATTGTTGTGGTACTGATCCTAATTTGGTGGTGCGTGCGCCTAATCAAGGTAGCACACTTGGTCGTATTCTGACTATTAACGACACTTTTGTTAACATTGGTGGTCGTGAAACAGACGGTTTCGATGTTAACTTAGCCTACGCATTAACTACTCGTGAAATGGGCGAGTTTAAGTTCAATTACAACTTAACTTACGCACTTAACTTTGAAGAGCAGTCATTTGAAAGTGATGATCAAGGTAACACATTCAATGTCGCAGAAGATCTCAATGGAGAATACCAGCATCCACAGTTCCGTTGGACCGCAGGCATGGACTGGGCTAAAAACGATTGGCTTGCAAATATCAGCGTAAACTATGTTGATTCTTACAAAGATCTAGCTGACAGTGATGGCAACAAGTATGAAATCGATTCTTGGACTACGGTTGATACAAGTGTCAGTTATATTGGTGTAGAGAAGCTGACAGTAACACTAGGTGCATCGAACTTGTTCAATGAAGAAGCGCCGCTAGCGCCTTCAGAGTCAATGGGTATTGATAATAAGACACACAGTATCCTTGGTCGTCAAGCTTATGTGAAATTTGCTTACCAGTTTTAAGCTACATTAACTCTTCCCTCCAGAGGCTTGGAGGGAAGCTTCCCCAAAAAAGTTAAATCTTTGACTATGGTCAGTTGACCTTTATGATCTAATTTCTATTTCCAGTTTATGTGTTGTTCGTAATATCCGAGTTACTGCATTTTCCTTTAAGAAACAGTGCAATGTAAACTTTATTTGTAATAAGCCCAATCACATTAATACCAATTGAATTAGTTCTCTAATCAATTTGAAGGGTGAAATAGCATATTAGTTTCGTTAAAAATTTCTCATTTAGAACAACTAAATAGCAAAACTTTTGCCTTGCCTATATGGATATAGGTAC
This genomic interval from Pseudoalteromonas galatheae contains the following:
- a CDS encoding TonB-dependent receptor plug domain-containing protein, with product MTYKLPLSALSIAILIGMNQQVKAEETTQVERIEVTGSHIKRTDLEGPSPIQSLSAADLASTGSTDLIGALQKLPVSGTGTFSTQGNSSDDTANGGSSVALRGLGASSTLVLINGRRVAVSPFAKDIETSFVDLNTIPVSSVKRIDILKDGASATYGSDAVAGVINIILRDDIDGFEVAGKISDTADGGAEEQNFTLLWGSSTQNGHHNFSLDYFKRGHLTYADRDYTASADQRFRGGNNSLSSAGVPGSVEVMRSMLTDEQWARLPVVRVEDDGTQVRQTIFTDVWGNDKCDPALDIGDICRYDYAPHMTAIPSTERISFNYNGVQEITDGIEGFAEISAQHSSTFIQGAGSPSFTELFMDGDNPNHPLFNDPDHFLHGVDISMRRRTVDIGNRKKDVDSEYYRAVLGARGEWNAWSWEVAYSAIRSSAVEKGFDGFPNKLRAQQAIDEGLWNPFEPSTNTEAGLAFFETTTTRYGASTMQSLDGTISGELFELGAGYVAAAFGFEHRYEKIEDNPDSQYIRGEIFGTEATQANGDRDNTALFAEFSVPVLDNLELQLALRYEDYSDFGTTTDPKVAFRWTPIDSVVVRGSWGTAFRAPSLVQLHLGRTDESPSVIDRERCRQTGADDDCSPYEYTAIVSGNKNLQPEESENYNLGIVWQATDDFSIGVDYWNYDQEDLIKKIGAQKLVDCCGTDPNLVVRAPNQGSTLGRILTINDTFVNIGGRETDGFDVNLAYALTTREMGEFKFNYNLTYALNFEEQSFESDDQGNTFNVAEDLNGEYQHPQFRWTAGMDWAKNDWLANISVNYVDSYKDLADSDGNKYEIDSWTTVDTSVSYIGVEKLTVTLGASNLFNEEAPLAPSESMGIDNKTHSILGRQAYVKFAYQF